TGCTGGTAAACCTCTGGATGGTGCATGTGAATCAGCAGCTTACAGAGCTCCTGCAACAATCAACAAAGgcaataaatgcaaaaaaaccctcaggagataaaacaacaacaacaacaacaacaacaacgctgGGAGCTGGTGTGAACCTTCAAAAGTGCCAATGGAGCCTGAGAACGGTGGAACGTACCATTAAAGTCGCTTCATTTCCTCCCACATCCTCAAACTTCAGAGAAGGAACCTGCAGCTCCGGTGACTTTGACTTTGCTGAGACACAATTTCCAATGACAATGAATTCTTGGAATAAAACACGGCGCCGAACGCGAGCAGCACAACGATCACAAAATGTTTGCTCCCAAGTTGCCCCCGTCCAGCAGAATCTGGGTCCCCTAGCGTAGTTGCCCCCGGTAGTCCTGGACACCCCCGAGGTTCACGCTCTCATTCACTCAGGTGCACTGTTTTAGGACCCGCTGTGTAATAAACAGGCATCAGATATAAAGGGGATGCAACACTACCTTTCTGGGCGGTGCCGGTTCCCGTGGACGCCGCCGCTTTCCTTTTGAACTTGGTCTGGGATTTCTCGGCTTCCAGCTGGGACGCGTCTGTGAGCTGTGACACACAAGGAGCACGGTCAGAGAAACttgtgctacacacacacacacacacatatacagtatatatatatataatgtttaCTGTCTATGTGTGCACGCCTGTACACACATTTATTACACACTTACACTTGGAGTTTTGGTTCTGGGCTGCTCTTCACTGGAGTCCAGGTTGATCTTCTCGGGGCATCCGCTTTTATCAATGAACCAGCCTCCTGTAGTCACCGTGGTTAATGAActaggaccaggaccaggaccaggaccaggacctggacctggaccaggaccaggaccagggtcacCAGCAGAATCCCTCGTGGCCGTGCTGCAGTCCGGCTGTGCTTTTCGGTACAGGGATGTGAGAGAACTGTTCATGTGATTGGAGGGCTGCAGAGGGCAAATACCAGGCAATGAGGAGTCAGCTCATCCATACGTGCAGAGATCCAATATATACGTTAACAAGCAGAGCATGACCGGACCTGCACTAACACACTGTTTCAAGCCAATATTCAATATTCCCATCGGCCCAACGCGGCCTCCTTCGCGGCCAATAATGCCAGCTCAGAAAAGGTCACGTAAAGGTCACCCCTTCAtcttaaaaaatgttttcttacaGTGTTTCCCAAAATCTGGCAATCGCCATCAGATGATTcctcggagctgctgctgctgctgctgctgctgctgacacacacctctgaaTTAGTTCCAGACAATAAGAGCACTAACAGAAGTGCAGGAGGTCATCCTGAGGAGCAAGAGTCCgtcctgctggaccagcagggaCAGGACGGGGTTTACCCGGTGTCAACATGGCTGTGCTTCAGCCTCTTATTCAGGGGTTTATGGTCCGTCGCCTCAGACTCCCTCAGGATCTCCTCATATGCTGTgaggggaagaaagaagaaggGCTGCAAACCAAAGATACCAAAACCAAGCAGGATGCCCCACCTACGTCTTTTacaaggaaaaaggaaagcaaGCAGCATCCTTGATTGTGGCCTCGTACCTTTTTCTACTTGGATTCTAAAAGCCGTCTTCTTTCTTCTGCCGTACTCCCGTCTGTGGATACAACTTTAATCAAACACTCTTTCGTAGACAGACGTGCaggtgaagaacctgaacaaGATCCATCTGCTGATGATGTTGGAATGTAGCTGCGCTACTACTAATAGCTCCTGAAACCAGGACCGGTCACCTCACAGGGGTTCAGTTCTTCGAATCACCTTAAGCTTTTGCCCCATTAGGGTCTCCCAGTCAAGTCACGTGATGAGCCAGAGAAAAAGCAGTCCAAGACCACCCAAAGTGGTGTTGGTGCGACTCactccagggttagggtccaggatctgaggctagggtccaggatctgaggctagggtccaggatctgaggctaggtTTCAGGATCTGAGGTTTGGGTCCAtgatctgaggctagggtccaTGATCTGAGGCTAGAgtccaggatctgaggctaggtTTCAGGATCTGAGGTTTGGGTCCATGATCTGAGGCTAGAgtccaggatctgaggctaggtTTCAGGATCTGAGGTTTgggtccaggatctgaggctagggtccaggatctgaggctagggtccaTGATCTGAGGCTAAGGTtcaggatctgaggctagggtccatgatctgaggctagggttcaggatctgaggctagggtccaggatctgaggctagggttCTGGATCTGAGGTTTgggtccaggatctgaggctagggttCGGGATCTGAGGATAGGGTCCgggatctgaggctagggttcaggatctgaggctagggtccaggatctgaggctagggttCTGGATCTGAGGTTTgggtccaggatctgaggctagggttCGGGATCTGAGGATAGGGTCCgggatctgaggctagggttCGGGATCTGAGGATAGGGTCCgggatctgaggctagggttCTGGATCTGAGGTTTgggtccaggatctgaggctagggttCTGGATCTGAGGTTTGTgtccaggatctgaggctagggtccaggatctgaggctagggttCAGGATCTGAGGCGTGGTCTGTTCTACTCAAGAAGGACTCCCGGGAGACCAGACCTGTCACTATTAGCAGAGCGGGACGGTCCAATGGTGGGACGAGTATCAGCAAGGAGCTGGGTGGGACCAGCTGTGCCTGGTAGTGACCTATTGACCAACTACCCTCCTACAATGGTTGGACTACGACCTGAACCAGGATTCCTGAATGATGGAAttggaaaacaacagaaaacagtgtgtgggtgtgtgaaggTACGTTAGACACTTGCCTGTAAAGGTTCTGAAGTTCAAGGGCAACAGCAGCGATATCCACAGAGTTGCAGTTGCTGGACGTCAACCACTGAAAGCAGGTGGACACAGGTGGACACAGATGGACAGAGATGACACAGTTTGTGGTCACCTGTACGCTCGGTACCACTTTATGCCTTCCACAACCTTGCAAATGTGTCTGGACACACCAATCTGGCTGTGTCTCTTCAAATGAATAACGTAGCAGTGGGACAGGAAAAGAGACATTTGTCTATCTTGGAGACGTTCGTTCCAGGTTCTGACTGGAAGAGGAAGTGGGGGAACCTCTAGAACAACTGCTGACCCCCTCCTGGCAGCTGTAACCTTAACCTGGCACTTCCTGTCGGGGGAACCAGACCTGCACGTggctcagcagcttctgctgtcaGGTTCTTTGTGCTCCTTTAAGGGGTTCCCTTAAGAGAACATTTTTGGGACATTTTAGCTGCTACCATGAAAAAAATTAATAAGCAAATGAAATGAGCCTCCAGACTAAATATCAAACTAACCTCTTATGCCACCTGTACCAGGTCCTCAACACCGCTACTGATGCACGATCCCACGCTGCACCGCTGGGACCGAAAGAGGAACTTCTCTCTATTATTTTTGGCACTTTACAGCATAAAAGGTGACCAATTCTTTCTTGATCAGCTGTATGTTTATTGGATCTTCTAACATCGTTTCCAGGTGCctccactgaagctgctcctgagTGAAGTTACTGTTTTAACTTTCTATGAAGACATGCAGAACATGCATTTGTGCAGGCCTTGGCTGATTATAATCGCATAATGGCGTCCTTGTGGAGGGACGGAGTGGGACGATTCTGGAATACTTCATATAATTCAAAGGAGGAATGTGAACCCTAccaacctacacacacacgcacgcacacacaggagaTAAACAGAAGCTAGAAATGAAATTATTCCAAGAACAATGACAACTGTAGGACTGTCTTTCCTGCACTCTGCAGCTTTAGAAGACACAACTGTGGCTCATCCACAACACATCTGACTACCCAGCCTTTGTCCAACCATTCAGCAGTGTCTCACACACATAAGAATCGTACATTTCCGTGCAGGAACAGTGTGTGTGGCTCCGGGGGAAGATGCTTTCCTACCTGTTCCACTCTCTGCCTGAGACGATTATCCACCCAGTCACTTCCTCTACTCTTCATTTTAGGCTTCTCTGGCTCTGATAGGACATCAAAGAATTAGCTTTTACATGGCTACACATTTtggttttaaatatatttcctATAAATGTTTGATAGAGACACAAAGTAGCCCTTAGCATCAGGAGGGGTGAAAACGACAACACGTTTGATCTAAAATATTACAAATTTATTGGTGGGAAACAGCAGACTGCTAAGGTGGACTCTGGCCAGGTCCGTATAGAACATAAGAACTTTCTATTCATTCAATTCTACTGTTTTAATTCTGCTGGGAAAACGTGAAGTGTCATTTATGAAGCAAATACACTGTTTTATGCTTCCACCTGAACCTCCTGGTACAGAACAGGTCTGAGTAAATGTACCGTTAACACGTAAAGAAAACTCTCTGGCAcacatattaatatttattataaAATTCATTCACAATGCATGTTTCTCACCTCTCAGTGGGAACGTAGCAACTTATTTTGATACAGCGTGGGACGAGAACGAGACAGAGCGGAAGTAGAAGCAAGAACTTCCGGGTCAAACAACATTTCCGCGTCGCTGTTTCACTTCAGAACATTTTCTGTTGGAGAAATTACTTTCTCTTCCTCACATGACATGACACAAACTGTTTTATGTTATGCTATTTTTACGTTAGTATTTCATAATAGGACTTTCCAACATAATAGTTCGAGTTGGGGGAAATGCGGTTGATTTAGACTGATATTGATTGAGAACAGTGAGAGTAGCTGCACCATTTCAGTATTTATTCTTAAGGCGAGACAATAAATAATACTCGTTGTTTGGGTACAGCTTCATAAAAATAACCTCATCAAAGTCCTACAAGACATTACACAGCTATAGCTTATACATAAAAAGTCCATCTTTGATTTGTAAGTAGAAAGTTGAATCCTTAAATTTTAGAATAATTTCCACTAAATAAGGATCTAAATAAGGAACACCTGTCAGCCCCTGGCCCACACCTCCCAACATCACACaccctttaaccctgaccctaaaccagaccctgactctgaccctaaaccagaccctggccctgaccctaaccctcactctgaCCCTAAACCAGACCCTGGCCCTCACTCTGACCCTAAACCAGACCCTGACGCTAAACCAGACACTggccctgactctgaccctaaaccagaccctgactctgaccctaaaCCAGACACTGGCCCTGACTTTGACCCTAAACCAGACCCTGACGTGGTGTTTAGCACCAACTACAGGAGCCTcgggaggctgctgctgagccTGGTGGAGCCCAATTATTACAGTTATCTGATTACTCTCATCAATTATTGCGgatcatttaaacatttaaatggcGGCAGACAGGAGTaggaacatttttaaaagttacTTTTTAAGTCCTGATGATGTTAGTGAATCTCCAAGGATTTAACGAGAGTCAAGTCCACCAGTCTGTTACTCTGATTTATTCAACAAATGAAACAGGTTAATCGTATAAAAATGCCTTAATTAGTGTGATATCAGCTGGAACAAGCGCTGAAGATTGTATTCCGGTTTTCTTCATACAGCTGAAGCATCTTCTGGAGGTCATGGTCACCAGGAATAacctgcagggaaaacaaagcGTTTATTCCCAGTTTTCCCACCTGAGTCTGCAGGTGAAGAGGAAACTAAAGATTTCACCATGACACGTTCATTTCATGGAGGATTTGTCAGCAAACCACCAATAAAGTataaagagaagaaagatgtgAGGAAATTCATTTTTATACTGCAATCATCTGTGTGAGATCATCAGTAACCTCTAAGCATCGCTgagtccatgtgtgtgtgtgtgtgacacaaataagcagcagcagtcaggaaGTGCTCCGAGCGTTGCTGAGAAGGTGCACGCTAACGGCCGTGAACTCAGACCAACACTGTCCTCCCCACCCTGGAGTCCACCACCTTCAGCCCCGTCCCAGAGGCGACCTCGTGCGAGGACTTCCACCCACATCCGACCCAACCGAGCCACTCCATCCCCACAGTGGTCAGGGTCTACACAGGTGGTTCTGCAATCATTGTGGTGCTGGTCCTGAACCCTGAAGCTCAGATTCTGAGGAGGGAGCCTGTGTGGCAGGGAGAGCCCTGGGATGTGCTCCTGAAGGTTTGGTGGTTGGTTCTGGTGAGAAAGTGTGACGGGTTGCTCACCAACACGGGGGCAGGAAGGGCCGCGTACGTGCGCTTGACCAGCCAGTCTTCATACAGCTGGTGGATGGACTCCAGATAGTCCTGACGGGCACATGAGAAACAGCCGTTTGACTGGAGCCCTCAGTCGATCCCGCTCACTGAAGCATTTAAAGCTTCCTTACTAGTGAAATtgcactctcctcctctctgcacctGTGCTTCAGCCTCTGGTAACAGGTCTCAGGTGTTGTCTGCAAATACACTGGAGACAGGGCAGAGAcagggtaaacacacacacacacacacacaaagtgagaTAAGGTGAGATGAGGTGAGATAAGATGAGATAAAGTGAGATAAGGTGAGATGAGGTGAGATAAGGTGAGACGAGGTGAGATAAGGTGAGATGAGGTGAGATGAGGTGAGATGAGGTGAGATGAGGTGAGATGAGGTGAGATAAAGTGAGATAAGGTGAGACTAACAAACACCACTAACAACACTCAACACTCCGAGCCCCCGATGGAGCTGTTGCTAAGCTGGGGAGGAACCAAAGGGACCAAAGGAGAACAGGCTTACCAATCAGATCAACGGGGATGGAAATGTTCGTGGTGATCCAGTCGAACCACTCGGTGAGAACAGCGTAGTCCACAGCAGGCATCCGTCCactggagacacacaggacGCAGTCAGACACCCTACAGCTCACACCACCCTTGACCTTGTTGTGCCAGGAGACCCTCGCTGAGCTGCACATCTGAAACTTCCAACCATTGGTTTTAAGTCTATTATCATGCTGGGCTCTCAGGGAGCTCATGGAGAACAGTGCCTCTAGCACCTGCTCTCTATTATTCGCTGAAGCTACTATAGCAACGAATCCTCATCCACCGTTGCTCCTCAAACTCACCCTGGACTTCAAAAACATGCCCCCACCCCCGAAACACACGTTAGAGGAAGCTTGTTAGTGGCTGCTCGTCGCCAGGGTAACGAGGCGGTACCTTCGGAATAGATTCTCCACGAAGATGTGTTTGGCACTGAAGATGGACCTCTCCATCATTTTCAATGAAGTTGACTGGGAATAAAGAGCAATAATGAATAAATGGGGAATAAAGAgcaataatgaataaatgatccATAAAAGAGTGAAATCAGCTGGTTGAGCTGCACTAACTGGGCACGACAGGTGATTAACCAGCATGGTCAGCTGGACGTAGGTCTGCAGTGTGATGCCCCAGCGGGCTGGATCCTGATACATTAGAGCCTGTCAGGAGAGACAAGCACACGTTTACACAGGAACCCCCCCATGTCCccctccagcaggagctgatGGTCCAAAATAGAAGTCTGAAAGGATCTAAACACAATagtaatgataatgatgatgagaGTAATGAGGTGTAGCTGGACGCTACGTTCTACAGTCTTGTTAAAACCTAATGTCTAATAACGAGACTCCAGTACCAGAGGGTTGTGTCCGTGGACATTCTTCCACTTACTGACTGGTTCTGTAAGGACctaaagaaaagacagaaagaaactCTTAAAGAGAGAAATAATGAGACGTTTGCAAAATGATTAGGAGACAAAAATAATGCCAGTGGGCCACAACTCTGCAGCACTAATGAGGCTATTTTTAGCATATTTGGTCCATGTCATGACTCCTGGCTGGTCCctgtccccttcctgtcctcctctcgtcctcttcccaaccccttcctgtcctcttcctgtccccttcccaaccccttcctgtcctcctctcgtcctcttcccaaccccttcctgtcctcttcctgtcctcctctcgtcctcttcccaaccccttcctgtcctcttcctgtccccttcctgtcctcttcctgtccccttcccaaccccttcctgtcctcttcctgtccccttcctgtccccttcctgtcctcttcctgtccccttcccaaccccttcccaaccccttcctgtccccttcctgtccttttcctgtccccttcccaaccccttcctgtcctcctctcatcctcttcccaaccccttcctgtcctcttcctgtccccttcctgtccccttcctgtccttttcctgtccccttcccaaccccttcctgtcctcctctcatcctcttcccaaccccttcctgtcctcttcctgtccttttcCTGTCCCCTTCCCAACCCCTTCCTGTCCGCTCTTTGCTTACAGCACTTCCCTTTTGGGATGCCTCGGTGCTGAGGGGGCCTGTGTGACTAACTGCCTCCATGGTGCCAGAGTAATGTGTGATTCCACATTAGCCACACAGGCTGAACCGATGACCTCTGCTCTGAAGACCGAGGTCTTTTGGAGGACTGAGGACCCTCCTGAGGACCCAGCGTGAGTGAAGAGGCCTCAGCCATCTTGGTGGGGGTCAGAAAGAGGCCGGGCAGGGTGAGGAGGTCCAGCTCTGTTCTGGGCTGGCTAAGCTAGCTAAGGCCTCCATGCTGGACGACTCCAACCACCCACGGGGCAGATAAAggaataataaatgaataaagcttTAGTCATCCGTCCCAGTCGTCCCTCGTTGCAGATGTGTTCCATTCCAGGCTAACGCAGACAGACGTCACCAGACACACTCGTGCAAACTCACAAATCTTCTTTCAGTACCTCTATATTGTTAGTTTTGCCGAAATACTTCAGACAAGTGGTTTTCCCACTGGCGATGTTCCCTTCAACACAGATCTGACAACAGAGAGGTAGAAGTTAGATTCCAATCTATAAAAAGACGAAAGTGATAATAAAAATGGTATTGGTATTGGTTTAGGGGTTCATgtggtgcttttattgttgCTTTTATACCTTTGACCATTAAAATGAATGTTGTGCAGGACTAAAccgaggatggggggggggcagggccgAGCAACTGGAGCAAACCTACCACTGCTTTCCTTTCCTGTCCGTCTCTCACCAGTCTTCCTGGGAACAGAGACATCAgagttagacagacagacagatgaggaCCTGTCCTGAGGACCTGTCCTGAGGACGTGTCCTTCCCCCTGCTCAACGTTCCCCCTCAGCTGGTCAGCTGGACGCTCTCTCACCTGATGCTCCTAAATTTGTTTGTCACCTGAATATAAAtgacataaatgaatgaatatgtgacataaatgaatgaatataagtgatataaatgaatgaatataagtgacataaatgaatgaatatgtgacataaatgaatgaatataagtgacataaatgaatgaatatgtgACATAAACGAATGAATATAAGTGACATAAATGAATGACAGTCAGCTCCACCAATAGCGTTTAATTACCCCGGATTCAATTAAAAGgtgattaaaatgtgcttccgcCATTATTAAACACCCAAACGTTGAACAAAGCCAGTGTGAACGATGCTCACCTGGACCCGGCCCCCCGCGGCTCCCTGCTGGACCCGGCCCCCCGCGGCTCCCTGCTGGACCCGGACCCCCGCGGCTCCCTGCTGGACCCGGACCCCCGCGGCTCCCTGCTGGACCCGGCCCCCCGCTGGCCCTCTCAGAGGGGCCCCTCACGGCCGCGTTCGACCCCCCGACGACCAACCGTGACGGAGCCAGTCCGGAGACTGTTACGCGCCCCAATAGTGACGTTACACGAGCACTCGACATGCTGCAGAATGGAAATTTAGTTTTTAATAAGAAAGACACAGAGCAACGGTGGTTCAGATGTTCTCCTGCGCTGAACGCGCCGCTTTCTCTGCTCTCATCCGAAAATCGAAGCGGTTTAGCGGCTTTATTTCAGAACGAGTCGGTGTTTACATGGCAGAGCCGGGGCTTCTTCGTCCTTCCCCCCGGTGTCGTTTCACCGCTGATGCCTGAGtcaccgccacctagtggcagAACTGAGATCGACCCAGCCGCCGGTTCCTCATCAGGCTGATGTGGTTCTCTGGTACCGTCCACCCCTACTTAATTAAAAGAGCacatcccaaaaaaaaaacatttaaaaaaaacaaaaaaacaacgtgACTTCAACTATATTTGAAAGTGAAATAATGTGAAGTATTTTTACTGTGTACTTGTTGAGTGATCCCATCATCAAGTCCTCAAAACTGTAAATCTTCagctatattttaaaaatggagacaaatgggagggttttttttggccaTAAATACCAAAGCAAACTTTTACCTGTCGAAACTATCCTAGTCAAGAAGATCATTAACTAAATTATGTGTATTCATGTTGAATGATAAACGACAGTTTGGGACTGTAGAAGAGAAAGAGGTCGATTCATTAGTGCAGCTTCAAACCTGGCAACTTTCCCTGACGTTGCTGGAGATGCAGGTGCTTTAATATAAATGTGAATGATAGGAATCCTGAATTCATTGTGTCGGGTGCTATAGTCTATTTAACGCTAAAAGGGTAGAAACGTGCACATCTTTTCTGTCACGTAAACTTTGACGACAGAAGCTTAAACATCTTATTCTGCACCAAGACTCTCAAAATAATTATCACTGGAGATATTGATTTTACAACATGAAGCGTTTTGCCATCCACAAAGATGTTTATTAAAGGATTAAAAGGTGAAAAATAACAGACGAGCACTCGAGACACGAGAATTCAGTTTATTATTATGTTCATAATTAGTTTGGTT
This region of Takifugu rubripes unplaced genomic scaffold, fTakRub1.2, whole genome shotgun sequence genomic DNA includes:
- the LOC115248709 gene encoding thymidine kinase 2, mitochondrial-like isoform X3, which encodes MSSARVTSLLGRVTVSGLAPSRLVVGGSNAAVRGPSERASGGPGPAGSRGGPGPAGSRGGPGPGRLVRDGQERKAVICVEGNIASGKTTCLKYFGKTNNIEVLTEPVSKWKNVHGHNPLALMYQDPARWGITLQTYVQLTMLVNHLSCPSTSLKMMERSIFSAKHIFVENLFRSGRMPAVDYAVLTEWFDWITTNISIPVDLIVYLQTTPETCYQRLKHRCREEESAISLDYLESIHQLYEDWLVKRTYAALPAPVLVIPGDHDLQKMLQLYEENRNTIFSACSS
- the LOC115248709 gene encoding thymidine kinase 2, mitochondrial-like isoform X1 yields the protein MSSARVTSLLGRVTVSGLAPSRLVVGGSNAAVRGPSERASGGPGPAGSRGGPGPAGSRGGPGPAGSRGGPGPAGSRGGPGPGRLVRDGQERKAVICVEGNIASGKTTCLKYFGKTNNIEVLTEPVSKWKNVHGHNPLALMYQDPARWGITLQTYVQLTMLVNHLSCPSTSLKMMERSIFSAKHIFVENLFRSGRMPAVDYAVLTEWFDWITTNISIPVDLIVYLQTTPETCYQRLKHRCREEESAISLDYLESIHQLYEDWLVKRTYAALPAPVLVIPGDHDLQKMLQLYEENRNTIFSACSS
- the LOC115248709 gene encoding thymidine kinase 2, mitochondrial-like isoform X2, translated to MSSARVTSLLGRVTVSGLAPSRLVVGGSNAAVRGPSERASGGPGPAGSRGGPGPAGSRGGPGPAGSRGGPGPGRLVRDGQERKAVICVEGNIASGKTTCLKYFGKTNNIEVLTEPVSKWKNVHGHNPLALMYQDPARWGITLQTYVQLTMLVNHLSCPSTSLKMMERSIFSAKHIFVENLFRSGRMPAVDYAVLTEWFDWITTNISIPVDLIVYLQTTPETCYQRLKHRCREEESAISLDYLESIHQLYEDWLVKRTYAALPAPVLVIPGDHDLQKMLQLYEENRNTIFSACSS
- the LOC115248709 gene encoding thymidine kinase 2, mitochondrial-like isoform X4 codes for the protein MSSARVTSLLGRVTVSGLAPSRLVVGGSNAAVRGPSERASGGPGPAGSRGGPGPGRLVRDGQERKAVICVEGNIASGKTTCLKYFGKTNNIEVLTEPVSKWKNVHGHNPLALMYQDPARWGITLQTYVQLTMLVNHLSCPSTSLKMMERSIFSAKHIFVENLFRSGRMPAVDYAVLTEWFDWITTNISIPVDLIVYLQTTPETCYQRLKHRCREEESAISLDYLESIHQLYEDWLVKRTYAALPAPVLVIPGDHDLQKMLQLYEENRNTIFSACSS